A region from the Triticum urartu cultivar G1812 chromosome 1, Tu2.1, whole genome shotgun sequence genome encodes:
- the LOC125537371 gene encoding acetylserotonin O-methyltransferase 1-like, producing the protein MSPIQSKNSSQDLLQAQVDLWHHALGFVKSMALKCAMELQIPNTIQHHGGAMTPSELAAKIGLHPSKLPRLRRLMRVLTVSGIFAVHESTTADKEAVYVLTPTTCLLVSDEVKSNLFPILSLMLDSTVLAPFFGMNSWFLDEHSTSLFKKAHGLTFWEMADKNDSYNQSINNAMVSDSNFLMDIILRECGDVFLGINSLIDVAGGHGGAASAIAKAFPQMKCTVLDLPHVVEEAPTDDHVSFISGDMFKYIPPADALFLKWVFHDWGDEDCVKILKKCKEAIPPREAGGKVIIVDMVVGSGPNEIVTRETQVFFDLFIMFLEGIEREEFEWKNVFMQAGFSEYKIISVLGVRSVIELYP; encoded by the exons ATGTCACCCATTCAAAGCAAGAATAGCTCTCAGGATTTGCTCCAGGCTCAAGTTGACCTTTGGCACCATGCATTGGGATTTGTCAAGTCCATGGCACTAAAATGTGCAATGGAACTGCAAATCCCTAACACCATCCAACACCATGGTGGGGCTATGACACCTTCTGAGTTGGCCGCAAAGATCGGGCTCCATCCATCTAAGCTTCCCCGCTTACGACGGCTCATGCGGGTGCTCACCGTATCAGGCATCTTTGCTGTCCATGAATCCACCACGGCAGACAAGGAGGCTGTTTATGTGCTTACCCCAACCACTTGCCTCCTCGTTAGCGATGAAGTTAAATCGAATTTATTTCCCATTCTGTCTTTGATGCTTGATTCAACTGTCCTTGCCCCCTTTTTTGGCATGAACTCATGGTTCCTAGATGAGCACTCTACATCCTTGTTCAAAAAGGCTCATGGCCTTACCTTCTGGGAGATGGCTGACAAGAATGATTCTTACAACCAGTCAATCAACAATGCAATGGTTTCTGATAGTAACTTTCTCATGGATATCATCTTGAGGGAGTGTGGTGATGTATTTCTTGGTATAAACTCGCTTATTGATGTCGCTGGGGGCCATGGTGGAGCTGCCAGTGCAATTGCGAAGGCATTCCCGCAAATGAAATGCACAGTGTTGGATCTCCCTCACGTGGTTGAAGAAGCTCCTACTGATGACCATGTGTCATTTATTTCTGGCGATATGTTCAAGTACATTCCACCAGCGGATGCTCTTTTCCTGAAG TGGGTTTTTCATGATTGGGGCGACGAAGATTGTGTCAAGATACTAAAAAAATGCAAGGAAGCTATCCCTCCCAGAGAGGCCGGTGGGAAGGTGATAATCGTAGATATGGTGGTTGGATCTGGGCCAAATGAAATTGTTACAAGAGAGACACAGGTTTTCTTTGATCTGTTTATCATGTTTCTCGAGGGGATCGAGCGAGAGGAGTTCGAGTGGAAAAATGTATTCATGCAAGCCGGGTTCAGCGAGTACAAAATTATATCGGTGCTGGGGGTTAGATCTGTTATTGAGCTCTACCCCTGA